A single Rhodoligotrophos defluvii DNA region contains:
- a CDS encoding SPOR domain-containing protein translates to MDPASANDPVAKLASAASEALRKGDLRQAIEQYTAIIGTPGVPKADKVRAELNRGLAYQRQGLHAKAAEDYSNALKADVLDARKRSIALYNRGLAYRKLNQPGLAVEDFTAALFLNPEFAEAYMSRGLVMREHQKPYYALSDFHKAIESAFDRPHLAYFARAMVFEELGRPDDAKNELARALMTKPDFAEARDKLAALGGSMPASVAGQGQPAISSASQRVATLSTPAVTGSVGASVEGQADAGGDSKAMPKAAVPPAHLLDDTGPRARKQAMGTDAHTSARLVATTSDGGTAQPVKVASAEAGLVASDAVPSSPVIDQSKGAQAVAAAAPTGWLIQLSSAQSEDSAWGVWKKLSAKHDDLNDFQPVVIRADLGAKGVFYRLRVAGFDTRNEADKACRSLKSRGLSCFVTKAE, encoded by the coding sequence GTGGACCCCGCGTCTGCGAATGATCCGGTCGCGAAACTGGCGAGCGCCGCAAGCGAAGCCCTGCGCAAGGGCGATCTGAGGCAGGCGATCGAGCAGTATACCGCGATCATCGGCACGCCGGGCGTGCCCAAGGCGGACAAGGTCCGTGCCGAGCTCAACCGCGGGCTTGCCTACCAGCGGCAGGGCCTGCATGCGAAAGCCGCCGAGGACTACAGCAACGCGCTCAAGGCCGACGTGCTGGATGCGCGCAAGCGGTCCATCGCGCTCTATAACCGCGGCCTTGCCTATCGCAAGCTCAACCAGCCGGGATTGGCGGTGGAGGACTTCACCGCCGCGCTGTTCCTCAACCCGGAGTTCGCCGAAGCCTATATGAGCCGCGGCTTGGTGATGCGCGAGCACCAGAAGCCCTACTATGCCCTATCGGATTTCCACAAGGCCATCGAGAGCGCGTTCGACCGGCCGCATCTCGCCTATTTCGCCAGGGCCATGGTGTTCGAGGAGCTGGGCCGGCCGGATGACGCCAAGAATGAGCTTGCCCGCGCCCTGATGACGAAGCCCGATTTCGCCGAGGCGCGCGACAAGCTCGCCGCGCTTGGCGGTTCCATGCCGGCGTCGGTTGCCGGCCAGGGGCAACCGGCGATCTCGAGCGCATCGCAGCGGGTGGCGACCCTCTCGACGCCCGCCGTCACCGGCTCCGTCGGGGCAAGCGTAGAGGGGCAGGCGGATGCGGGCGGCGACAGCAAGGCCATGCCCAAGGCGGCGGTTCCGCCCGCCCACCTGCTGGACGATACGGGCCCGCGTGCGAGGAAGCAGGCGATGGGTACGGACGCGCACACCAGCGCTCGGCTGGTAGCGACCACCTCGGATGGTGGCACGGCTCAGCCGGTGAAGGTGGCCAGTGCCGAGGCAGGCCTTGTCGCCAGCGATGCGGTGCCGTCCTCGCCGGTGATCGACCAGAGCAAGGGGGCGCAGGCGGTTGCTGCTGCGGCGCCGACCGGCTGGCTTATTCAGCTGTCCTCGGCGCAGAGCGAAGACAGCGCCTGGGGCGTATGGAAGAAGCTCTCCGCCAAGCATGACGACCTCAACGATTTCCAGCCGGTGGTGATCCGTGCGGATCTCGGCGCCAAGGGCGTGTTCTACCGTTTGCGGGTGGCGGGTTTCGATACCCGCAACGAGGCCGACAAGGCCTGCCGCTCGCTGAAATCCCGCGGGCTTTCCTGCTTCGTCACGAAGGCGGAGTAG
- a CDS encoding DUF2842 domain-containing protein, with amino-acid sequence MFSMPQRLRKLVGTVILVVFLTIYCLAAMVYGATHMPDASVLGKTIFYLVGGLLWVIPAMGIVWWMQKPDKPRPDQRF; translated from the coding sequence ATGTTCAGCATGCCCCAACGCCTCCGCAAGCTTGTCGGCACCGTGATCCTCGTGGTGTTCCTCACCATCTACTGCCTGGCTGCCATGGTTTACGGCGCCACCCACATGCCCGATGCCTCCGTGCTGGGCAAGACCATCTTCTACCTCGTCGGCGGCCTGCTCTGGGTCATCCCCGCCATGGGCATCGTCTGGTGGATGCAGAAGCCCGACAAGCCCAGGCCCGACCAGCGCTTTTGA
- the trmFO gene encoding methylenetetrahydrofolate--tRNA-(uracil(54)-C(5))-methyltransferase (FADH(2)-oxidizing) TrmFO has protein sequence MSTYQPIHVIGGGLAGAEATWQIAQAGLPVILHEMRPLRGTEAHHTGGLAELVCSNSFRSDDAETNAVGVLHAEMRRAGSLIMQAADAHQVPAGGALAVDRVGFSEAVTAALASHPLVTIERGEVAALPPAEWDSVIIATGPLTSPALAEAILSLTGETALAFFDAIAPIVYKDTIDFSKAWFQSRYDKPGPGGTGADYINCPLTREQYYAFIEALLAGDKTAFKDWEQDTPYFDGCLPIEVMAERGPDTLRHGPLKPFGLTNAHAPDQKPYAVVQLRQDNALGTLYNMVGFQTKLKHAEQVRIFRTIPGLEKADFARLGGLHRNTFLNSPKLLDGMLRLTAMPRLRFAGQITGVEGYVESAATGLMAGRFAAAERLGQPAAPPPPTTAHGALLSHITGGHLAEDAGFGPRSFQPMNVNFGLFPDIAIPRPPGQRLRGRAKQLARKRALAARALADFGTWLGGGHRVAAE, from the coding sequence ATGAGCACATATCAGCCAATCCACGTGATCGGCGGCGGCCTCGCCGGCGCCGAGGCCACCTGGCAGATCGCCCAGGCCGGGCTGCCCGTCATCCTGCACGAGATGCGGCCCCTGCGCGGCACGGAGGCCCATCATACCGGTGGCCTGGCGGAGCTCGTCTGCTCCAACTCCTTCCGCTCGGATGATGCGGAAACCAACGCGGTCGGCGTGCTCCATGCCGAGATGCGCCGGGCCGGCTCGCTCATCATGCAAGCGGCCGACGCGCACCAGGTGCCAGCCGGCGGCGCGCTGGCCGTGGACCGGGTCGGCTTCTCCGAGGCCGTCACAGCCGCCCTGGCCAGCCACCCGCTGGTGACCATAGAGCGTGGCGAGGTCGCCGCCCTGCCGCCCGCGGAGTGGGACAGCGTCATCATCGCCACCGGCCCCCTCACCTCCCCGGCCCTGGCCGAGGCCATCCTGAGCCTCACCGGCGAGACGGCGCTCGCCTTCTTCGATGCGATCGCCCCGATCGTCTATAAGGACACGATCGATTTCTCCAAGGCGTGGTTCCAATCGCGCTATGACAAGCCCGGCCCGGGCGGCACTGGCGCCGACTATATCAATTGCCCCCTCACCCGCGAGCAATACTACGCCTTCATCGAGGCGCTGCTGGCCGGCGATAAGACGGCGTTCAAGGACTGGGAGCAGGATACGCCTTATTTCGACGGCTGCCTGCCCATCGAGGTAATGGCCGAGCGCGGACCCGACACCCTGCGCCACGGGCCGCTCAAGCCCTTCGGCCTCACCAACGCGCATGCGCCCGACCAGAAGCCTTACGCGGTGGTGCAGCTCCGGCAGGATAATGCCCTAGGCACCCTCTACAACATGGTCGGCTTCCAAACCAAGCTGAAGCACGCCGAGCAGGTGCGCATCTTCCGCACCATCCCCGGCCTGGAAAAGGCAGACTTCGCGCGGCTCGGCGGCCTGCACCGCAACACCTTCCTCAACAGCCCCAAGCTGCTCGATGGTATGTTGCGGCTCACGGCGATGCCGCGCCTACGCTTTGCCGGCCAGATCACCGGGGTCGAGGGCTACGTGGAAAGCGCCGCCACCGGCCTCATGGCCGGGCGCTTCGCCGCCGCCGAGCGCCTGGGCCAGCCCGCCGCGCCGCCACCGCCCACCACGGCGCACGGCGCGCTGCTCTCTCATATCACCGGCGGGCACCTTGCCGAGGATGCAGGCTTCGGCCCCCGCTCGTTCCAGCCCATGAACGTGAATTTCGGCCTGTTCCCGGATATTGCCATTCCCCGTCCGCCAGGCCAGCGCCTGCGCGGCCGCGCCAAGCAGCTCGCCAGGAAACGCGCGCTCGCCGCCCGCGCGCTGGCCGATTTCGGCACATGGCTGGGCGGCGGCCATAGGGTCGCCGCGGAGTAG
- a CDS encoding COX15/CtaA family protein, producing the protein MSETATTSSSLELRGASAKQVQARPYVRAWLILVALLVLAIVTVGGATRLTESGLSITEWKPLLGAIPPLSHADWLEAFEKYRQIPQYQLINKGMSLEEFQFIYWWEWAHRFFGRIIGVVFLVPFLFFWFTGRIERAMVPRLAAIFILGGLQGALGWYMVASGLAERTSVSQYRLAAHLGLAVLIFGMILRTVLRLGETEAQRLPRQPGQHGAKWLVALIFLQVLLGGLVAGLDAGMGYNTWPLMDGAFVPQGLLHMSPWWLNAFENAMTVQFNHRMLAYVITLVALVHAAMLWRSFNNRPVIRSAMVVVGLVLLQAFGGIVTLLHQVPLWLGLVHQAGAVILFGAAIWHLHRTLYAPVQQPRVHSAFSA; encoded by the coding sequence ATGTCCGAGACCGCCACGACTTCGTCAAGCCTCGAATTGCGCGGGGCCTCTGCCAAACAGGTACAGGCGCGACCTTATGTCCGCGCGTGGCTCATTCTCGTGGCCCTGCTGGTTCTCGCCATCGTGACGGTGGGCGGCGCGACGCGGCTGACCGAGTCCGGCCTGTCGATCACCGAGTGGAAGCCACTGCTCGGCGCCATTCCACCGCTCAGCCATGCGGACTGGCTAGAGGCGTTTGAGAAATATCGGCAGATCCCGCAATACCAGCTCATCAACAAGGGCATGAGCCTGGAGGAATTCCAGTTCATTTACTGGTGGGAATGGGCGCATCGGTTCTTCGGCCGGATCATCGGGGTGGTGTTCCTGGTGCCGTTCCTGTTCTTCTGGTTCACCGGCCGGATCGAGCGGGCCATGGTGCCGCGGCTCGCGGCCATTTTCATTCTCGGCGGGCTGCAGGGCGCGCTGGGCTGGTACATGGTGGCCAGCGGCCTTGCCGAGCGCACCAGCGTCAGCCAGTATCGCCTCGCGGCCCATCTCGGCCTGGCGGTGCTCATTTTCGGGATGATTTTGCGGACGGTGCTGCGGCTCGGGGAGACGGAGGCGCAGCGCCTGCCACGGCAACCGGGCCAGCACGGCGCCAAATGGCTGGTGGCGCTGATTTTCCTGCAGGTGCTGCTGGGCGGGCTCGTTGCGGGGCTCGATGCGGGGATGGGCTACAATACCTGGCCGCTCATGGACGGGGCCTTCGTTCCGCAGGGGCTGCTGCATATGAGCCCGTGGTGGCTCAATGCCTTCGAGAACGCCATGACGGTGCAGTTCAACCACCGCATGCTGGCGTATGTGATCACGCTGGTGGCGCTGGTGCACGCGGCGATGCTGTGGCGGTCTTTTAACAACCGGCCCGTGATCCGATCCGCCATGGTGGTGGTCGGTCTGGTGCTGCTCCAGGCCTTCGGCGGCATCGTGACGCTGCTGCACCAGGTGCCGTTATGGCTGGGGTTGGTGCATCAGGCGGGCGCCGTCATCCTGTTCGGCGCCGCGATCTGGCACCTGCACCGGACGCTCTATGCGCCGGTGCAGCAGCCTCGGGTTCACTCAGCCTTCAGCGCCTGA
- the metZ gene encoding O-succinylhomoserine sulfhydrylase has protein sequence MSDKPDSNPAARWGEATRLVRGGTDRSPHGETAEALYLNSGFVYPDAETAAARFAGEAEGYVYARYGNPTVTMFEERLRLIEGAEACYATASGMAAVFGALACQVKAGDHVVASRALFGSCYQIITTILPRFGVDYTLVDGADLDQWARAFKPNTRCVFLETPSNPGLEVIDLAAVTEIAHGHGARVVVDNVFATPILQKPLAFGADIVVYSGTKHIDGQGRCLGGAVLSTRQFKEEELKPFLRHTGPALSPFNAWVLLKGLETLKLRVMAQCSAAERIARALAQAPGVERVLYPGLPSHPQHELAMRQMTAGGTLVSFFVTGGRERAFSMLRRLKLIDISNNLGDAKSLITHPASTTHRNIGEEARATMGITEGMLRLSVGLEEPEDLIQDLRAALSD, from the coding sequence GTGAGCGATAAGCCCGATTCGAACCCCGCGGCACGATGGGGCGAAGCCACCCGCCTGGTGCGCGGCGGAACCGACCGCTCGCCGCATGGGGAAACTGCCGAGGCGCTCTATCTCAATTCCGGCTTCGTCTATCCCGATGCCGAAACCGCAGCGGCCCGCTTTGCGGGCGAGGCGGAGGGTTATGTCTATGCCCGCTACGGCAACCCGACCGTAACCATGTTCGAGGAGCGGCTGCGGCTGATCGAGGGTGCGGAGGCCTGCTATGCCACAGCGAGCGGCATGGCGGCGGTGTTCGGGGCGCTGGCCTGCCAGGTGAAGGCGGGCGATCACGTGGTGGCATCGCGCGCTCTGTTCGGCTCGTGCTATCAGATCATCACCACCATCCTGCCGCGCTTCGGGGTGGACTATACGCTGGTGGACGGGGCCGACCTCGATCAGTGGGCGCGGGCCTTCAAGCCGAACACGCGCTGCGTGTTCCTTGAGACGCCGTCCAATCCGGGGCTGGAGGTGATCGACCTGGCGGCGGTTACGGAGATCGCTCATGGTCATGGCGCGCGGGTGGTGGTCGACAATGTGTTCGCAACGCCCATTCTGCAGAAGCCGCTGGCATTCGGTGCCGACATCGTCGTCTATTCCGGCACCAAGCATATCGACGGGCAGGGGCGCTGCCTGGGCGGAGCCGTGCTTTCGACCCGGCAGTTCAAGGAAGAGGAGCTCAAGCCGTTCCTGCGACATACCGGACCTGCGTTGAGCCCGTTCAATGCCTGGGTGCTGCTCAAGGGGCTGGAGACGCTGAAGCTGCGCGTGATGGCACAGTGTTCGGCCGCCGAGCGGATCGCGCGGGCGCTGGCGCAAGCGCCGGGGGTGGAGCGCGTGCTCTATCCCGGGCTGCCGTCGCACCCGCAGCATGAGCTCGCCATGCGGCAGATGACAGCGGGCGGCACGCTGGTGAGCTTCTTCGTGACAGGAGGCCGGGAGCGCGCGTTTTCTATGCTGCGCCGACTCAAGCTCATCGACATCTCCAACAATCTGGGCGATGCCAAATCCCTGATCACGCATCCCGCCAGCACGACCCACCGCAATATCGGCGAAGAGGCGAGAGCGACAATGGGGATCACCGAGGGGATGCTGCGCCTGTCGGTGGGGCTGGAGGAGCCGGAGGACCTTATTCAGGACCTGCGGGCTGCTTTGTCGGATTAG
- a CDS encoding GcvT family protein — translation MAKQLPQRADVVIIGGGIVGCSIAYHLTRLGITNVVLLERKQLTCGTTWHAAGLVGQLRATRNLTELAKYTTELFRTLEAETGTATGFKQNGSIGVALTEGRLEEFLRGASMGRNFGLEVHVLRPGEIKERLPHLNMEGVVGGVFLPNDGQINPIDATQAFAAGARQKGAKIFENTKVERVLVENGRAVGVVTPDGEIRADKVVIAAGMWSRELAKPLGVHLPLHAAEHFYIVTEAIAELPRDMPVTRIPDEHAYYKEDAGKLLLGAFEPNAKPWGMEGIADDHAFETLPPDLEHFEPVLEFAVSRMPMLETAGISLFFNGPESFTPDDRYLLGETPTVRDLFVATGFNSIGIQSSGGVGKVLSEWIRDGHPPLDLNDVDVRRMHPFQSNARYLHDRTTETLGLLYAMHWPYRQVESARGVRRSPFHDRLVAAGACMGEMGGWERPNWFAAPGSHPKYEYSYGRQNWFDNTGAECRALRDAVALFDQSSFAKFLVQGRDAAKVLNRISANNVDVAPGRLVYTQWLNERGGIEADLTVTRLSETEFMVVTGGANQIRDLTWLRRHIPDDAHCTVTDITAGLPMLGLMGPNSRALLQTLSGEDLTNAAFPFGASKEIEIGYARVRASRVTYVGELGWELYIPGEFAAHVFDTIVAAGKDYGLAHAGYHAMNSARMEKGYRHWGHDIAEEDTPIEAGLGFAVAWDKPGGFIGREALVKQREAGTPKRRMVAIALDDDGPDAPLMYHEEPILKDGRIIGATTSGMWGHRIDKSLALGYVSHPEGVTADFLKDGGFEVEIAWRRYPARLQLQPFYDPKGERIKA, via the coding sequence ATGGCAAAGCAGCTCCCGCAACGCGCCGATGTGGTCATCATTGGTGGCGGCATCGTCGGTTGTTCCATCGCCTATCACCTGACGCGCCTCGGTATCACGAATGTGGTGCTGCTGGAGCGCAAGCAGCTCACCTGCGGCACCACCTGGCATGCGGCGGGGCTGGTCGGGCAGCTTCGCGCCACGCGCAACCTCACCGAGCTTGCCAAATACACGACCGAGTTGTTCCGCACCCTGGAGGCGGAGACCGGCACCGCCACCGGTTTTAAGCAGAACGGCTCCATCGGCGTGGCGCTCACCGAGGGGCGCCTCGAGGAATTCCTGCGCGGTGCCTCGATGGGCCGCAATTTCGGCCTCGAGGTGCATGTCCTGCGGCCCGGCGAGATCAAGGAGCGGCTGCCTCATCTCAATATGGAGGGCGTGGTCGGCGGCGTATTCCTGCCCAATGACGGCCAGATCAATCCCATCGATGCCACCCAGGCCTTCGCCGCCGGTGCCCGCCAGAAGGGGGCGAAGATCTTTGAGAACACCAAGGTCGAGCGGGTGCTGGTCGAGAACGGGCGCGCTGTCGGCGTGGTAACTCCGGACGGCGAGATCCGGGCCGACAAGGTGGTGATCGCCGCCGGCATGTGGTCGCGCGAGCTGGCCAAGCCGTTGGGCGTGCATCTACCGCTCCATGCGGCCGAGCATTTCTACATCGTCACCGAGGCGATCGCCGAATTGCCGCGCGACATGCCGGTCACGCGTATTCCCGACGAACATGCCTATTACAAGGAAGATGCGGGCAAGCTCCTGCTCGGCGCCTTCGAGCCCAATGCCAAGCCCTGGGGCATGGAGGGTATTGCCGATGACCACGCCTTCGAGACCTTGCCGCCGGATCTCGAGCACTTCGAGCCGGTGCTCGAGTTCGCGGTCTCGCGCATGCCGATGCTGGAGACCGCCGGCATCTCCCTGTTTTTCAACGGGCCTGAGAGCTTCACGCCCGATGACCGCTACCTCCTGGGCGAAACCCCAACCGTGCGCGACCTGTTCGTGGCGACCGGCTTCAACTCGATCGGCATCCAGTCCTCCGGCGGCGTCGGCAAAGTGCTGAGCGAGTGGATCCGCGACGGCCATCCGCCGCTCGACCTCAACGACGTCGATGTCAGGCGCATGCACCCGTTCCAGAGCAACGCCAGGTATCTGCACGACCGCACCACGGAGACGCTCGGCCTGCTCTATGCCATGCACTGGCCCTATCGCCAGGTGGAAAGCGCGCGCGGGGTGCGCCGCTCGCCCTTCCATGACCGGCTGGTGGCGGCGGGCGCCTGCATGGGCGAGATGGGCGGCTGGGAGCGGCCCAACTGGTTTGCGGCCCCCGGCTCGCATCCGAAATACGAGTATTCCTATGGCCGTCAGAACTGGTTCGACAATACCGGTGCCGAATGCCGGGCCCTGCGTGATGCGGTGGCCCTGTTCGATCAGTCGAGCTTTGCCAAGTTCCTGGTGCAGGGCCGCGACGCGGCAAAGGTGCTCAACCGCATATCGGCCAACAACGTCGACGTCGCCCCCGGCCGGCTGGTCTATACCCAGTGGCTCAACGAGCGCGGCGGCATCGAAGCGGACCTGACGGTCACCCGCCTCAGCGAAACCGAGTTCATGGTGGTGACCGGCGGTGCCAACCAGATCCGCGACCTCACCTGGCTCAGGCGCCACATCCCCGATGATGCCCATTGCACGGTGACCGACATCACCGCCGGCCTGCCCATGCTTGGGCTGATGGGACCGAACAGCCGCGCCCTGCTGCAGACGCTTTCGGGCGAGGACCTCACCAATGCCGCCTTCCCCTTCGGCGCGTCCAAGGAGATCGAGATCGGCTATGCCCGGGTGCGCGCCTCCCGCGTCACCTATGTGGGCGAGCTCGGCTGGGAGCTCTACATCCCCGGCGAGTTCGCCGCCCATGTGTTCGACACCATCGTCGCGGCAGGCAAGGACTATGGTCTCGCCCATGCCGGCTATCACGCCATGAACTCGGCCCGCATGGAGAAGGGCTACCGCCATTGGGGCCACGACATCGCCGAGGAGGACACGCCCATTGAGGCGGGCCTTGGCTTTGCCGTCGCCTGGGACAAGCCGGGCGGCTTCATTGGCCGCGAGGCGCTGGTGAAGCAGCGCGAGGCCGGCACGCCCAAGCGGCGCATGGTGGCGATCGCGCTGGACGACGACGGCCCCGACGCACCGCTCATGTATCACGAGGAGCCCATCCTCAAGGACGGCCGCATCATCGGCGCCACCACCAGCGGCATGTGGGGCCACCGCATCGATAAATCGCTGGCGCTGGGCTATGTCAGCCATCCTGAGGGGGTCACCGCGGATTTCCTGAAGGATGGCGGGTTCGAGGTGGAGATCGCCTGGAGGCGCTATCCTGCCAGGCTGCAGCTGCAGCCCTTCTACGACCCAAAGGGCGAACGCATAAAGGCCTGA
- a CDS encoding O-acetylhomoserine aminocarboxypropyltransferase, whose protein sequence is MAEGSVGFDTLAIHAGAQPDPATGARITPIYQTTSYVFEDVDHAAALFGLEAFGNIYTRINNPTQSVLEAKVAALEGGTAALAVASGHAAQMLVFHTLLQPGDEFIATRQLYGGSINQFNHSFKKFGWQVKWVDSGDIAAIERAVSPKTKAIFAESIANPGGRLTDLEAIAGVAKRAGVPFIVDNTLATPYLIKPIEFGADIVVHSLTKFLGGHGNSIGGILVDAGTFDWSKDNKYPSLSEPSPSYNGLKLHETFGNIAFAIAARVLGLRDLGPAISPFNAFLILTGIETLSLRMQRHCDNTLAVAKFLKNHPAVSWVSYAGLPEAPDHALQQKYSPKGAGAVLTFGVKGGYEAGIRLVSKVELFSHLANIGDTRSLIIHPASTTHRQLTDEQKIAAGAGPDVVRLSVGIEDVKDLIADLDQALKAE, encoded by the coding sequence ATGGCTGAAGGAAGTGTGGGCTTCGACACCTTGGCGATCCATGCCGGTGCCCAGCCCGACCCCGCAACCGGCGCGCGCATAACCCCGATCTATCAGACCACGTCCTATGTCTTCGAGGACGTGGACCACGCCGCGGCCCTGTTCGGCCTCGAAGCCTTCGGCAATATCTATACCCGCATCAACAACCCCACCCAGTCGGTGCTGGAGGCGAAGGTCGCAGCCCTCGAGGGCGGCACCGCTGCGCTCGCTGTCGCCTCGGGCCATGCGGCGCAGATGCTGGTCTTTCACACCCTGCTCCAGCCGGGCGACGAGTTCATTGCCACCCGCCAGCTCTATGGCGGCTCCATCAATCAGTTCAACCACTCCTTCAAGAAGTTCGGCTGGCAGGTGAAGTGGGTCGACAGTGGCGACATCGCCGCCATCGAGCGGGCGGTGAGCCCGAAGACCAAGGCCATCTTCGCGGAATCGATCGCCAATCCCGGCGGCCGGCTCACCGATCTTGAGGCCATTGCGGGCGTCGCCAAGCGTGCCGGCGTGCCCTTCATCGTCGACAACACGCTCGCCACGCCCTACCTCATCAAACCCATCGAGTTCGGCGCCGATATCGTGGTGCATTCGCTCACCAAGTTCCTCGGCGGCCACGGCAATTCGATCGGCGGAATCCTGGTCGATGCCGGCACGTTCGATTGGTCCAAGGACAACAAATATCCCAGCCTGTCGGAGCCCTCGCCCAGCTATAACGGCCTCAAGCTCCACGAGACCTTCGGCAACATCGCCTTTGCCATTGCCGCGCGCGTGCTGGGCCTGCGCGATCTCGGGCCGGCGATCTCGCCGTTCAATGCCTTTCTGATCCTCACCGGCATCGAGACATTGAGCCTACGCATGCAGCGCCATTGCGACAACACGCTGGCCGTGGCCAAATTCCTGAAGAACCACCCTGCCGTCAGCTGGGTGTCCTATGCCGGCCTGCCCGAGGCGCCCGACCACGCACTCCAGCAGAAATACTCGCCCAAGGGCGCGGGCGCCGTGCTCACCTTCGGCGTCAAGGGCGGCTATGAGGCCGGCATCAGGCTCGTGAGCAAGGTCGAGCTGTTCAGCCACCTCGCCAATATCGGCGACACCCGCTCGCTCATCATCCATCCGGCCTCCACCACCCACCGCCAGCTCACCGATGAGCAGAAGATCGCCGCCGGCGCCGGCCCGGACGTGGTGCGCCTGTCGGTCGGCATCGAGGATGTGAAGGACCTGATCGCCGATCTCGATCAGGCGCTGAAGGCTGAGTGA
- a CDS encoding rhodanese-like domain-containing protein, translating to MYKGDVTPEQAFEALTGSDDAVLIDVRTEPEWAFVGLPAVDRLLRLSWQQYPTMQVNGQFVDQVRAAGVAETDKVFLLCRSGARSAAAASALAAAGFENAYNVAGGFEGDRDSEGHRGQINGWKRAGLPWVQS from the coding sequence ATGTATAAGGGTGATGTGACGCCCGAACAGGCTTTCGAGGCGCTGACGGGCAGCGATGATGCCGTACTGATCGACGTGCGCACCGAGCCGGAATGGGCCTTTGTCGGCCTTCCTGCCGTCGACCGGCTCCTGCGCCTCTCGTGGCAGCAATACCCGACGATGCAGGTGAACGGCCAATTCGTCGACCAGGTGCGCGCGGCCGGCGTGGCGGAAACCGACAAGGTGTTCCTGCTGTGCCGCTCAGGCGCGCGCTCGGCCGCGGCAGCGTCGGCCCTGGCGGCTGCCGGCTTCGAGAACGCCTATAATGTGGCGGGTGGCTTCGAGGGTGATCGGGACAGCGAGGGCCATCGGGGCCAGATCAACGGCTGGAAGCGTGCCGGCCTGCCCTGGGTGCAGAGCTGA
- a CDS encoding polysaccharide deacetylase family protein yields the protein MQDPRLPQLALSAMRISGLSKLAAPLFRGLGAIFMLHHIFPGGGLRRGFAPNRGLEVTPEFLAAVIHHMRDEDYELIALGDAVERIRRGHSERPFAVFTIDDGYKDNLEYAVPIFRGDGVPYTIFFAPEITDGKCELWWRILEEVIRRENRIAAQLPSGRTELDTATDEGKNRAFRTLYWPVRHMEEHEQRRWIRRFARDHGFDVDGYCRSVAMGWTDVRALAQDPLCTIGAHTIHHYAVAKLSPEEALAEMAGSADRIAVETGVRPQFLAYPYGDEGSAGPRDFALAKQAGFAAAVTTAKGVVHARHAGMLTGLPRVSLNGDYQRLAYVDVLVSGLPFAARDAARKLLGRG from the coding sequence ATGCAAGACCCGCGCCTTCCTCAGCTCGCCCTTTCCGCGATGCGCATCAGCGGCCTGTCGAAGCTGGCGGCCCCGCTGTTCCGCGGCCTGGGCGCGATCTTCATGCTTCACCACATTTTTCCCGGAGGTGGCCTGCGCCGGGGCTTCGCGCCGAACCGGGGGCTGGAGGTCACGCCGGAATTCCTCGCCGCCGTCATCCACCACATGCGCGATGAGGACTACGAGCTGATCGCGCTGGGCGATGCGGTGGAGCGGATCCGCCGGGGGCATTCCGAGCGGCCGTTCGCCGTGTTCACGATCGATGACGGCTATAAGGACAATCTCGAATATGCGGTGCCGATTTTCCGCGGGGACGGAGTCCCTTACACCATTTTCTTCGCACCCGAGATCACCGATGGGAAATGCGAGCTGTGGTGGCGCATTCTGGAAGAAGTGATCCGCCGCGAGAACCGCATTGCGGCGCAGCTGCCTTCCGGCCGGACTGAGCTCGATACCGCTACGGACGAGGGGAAGAACCGAGCTTTCCGGACGCTCTATTGGCCGGTGCGGCACATGGAGGAACACGAGCAGCGCCGCTGGATCCGCCGTTTTGCCCGGGACCATGGGTTCGATGTGGACGGTTATTGCCGGAGCGTCGCCATGGGCTGGACTGATGTGCGGGCGCTGGCCCAGGATCCGCTCTGCACGATCGGCGCCCATACCATTCACCACTATGCGGTGGCGAAGCTCTCGCCCGAAGAGGCGTTGGCGGAAATGGCGGGGTCGGCCGACCGCATAGCGGTGGAAACGGGCGTGCGGCCGCAGTTTCTGGCCTACCCCTATGGGGATGAGGGATCAGCAGGCCCCCGCGATTTCGCGCTGGCCAAGCAGGCGGGCTTTGCGGCGGCGGTCACCACGGCAAAGGGCGTTGTTCACGCGCGGCATGCGGGGATGCTGACGGGTCTGCCGCGGGTGTCGCTCAATGGCGATTACCAGCGGCTGGCCTATGTGGATGTGCTGGTGAGCGGGCTGCCATTCGCGGCGCGGGATGCGGCGCGCAAGCTGCTCGGACGGGGGTGA